The genomic window ACGATTGCGCCTACAGGCTTACCAAGGGCCTCGCGTAGACCGCGCACGACGGCCACCATGGCCAGGGGGTCGTTCAACTTGTTGATCGCTGAACCAACCCCCACACCGGCGGCACCGGCGGCGATTGCCATCGACACGGTTACGGCGGAGAGGCCAGAGGCACACAACACCGGTGCAGCACTACCCGCTTCAACACTGTCCGCCGCAGCCAAGGCGCGGCTGATGCTGTGGGCAGCGGCCAGGGTTGGAGCCGCCTTCTCAATTAAGCCGAGGCTGCCGGCGCTGAAGGGCTTAGCGCTTGTGCCGCCCTCGGTTTGGATGATGTCGGCACCGGCGGCCACCAGATCCACCGCCAGCTGCTCCTGCTGATCGAGGGGCAGCACATGGGGCACGGTGACACTCAACACGACCTCAGGCAGCAACTTGCGAGTGCGGCGGGTGAGCTCCAGCACTTCAGCGGCGTCGAAGATGCGACCGAGGGGATAGAAGGCGTCGTAGTTGCCAATTTCAACCATTGCCGCCCCGGCAGCCACAGCAGCGGCAAACAGCTCGGGCTCAACTGCGCTCACGCAGATCGGCAAGCCGCTCACTGCAGCGGCCAGCTGCACCAGCTCCGGATCACAGGCCACATCGATCAAATCGGCACCGCCTTGGCCAGCGGCCCGGCTGATCCGCTCCACACTGGCAGCATCAAAATTGGTGAGGCCAGCGATCACCTTGAGCAGGCGGCGATCGG from Cyanobium sp. Tous-M-B4 includes these protein-coding regions:
- a CDS encoding DUF561 domain-containing protein, with amino-acid sequence MVAKSRLEQLPSALQAALADRRLLKVIAGLTNFDAASVERISRAAGQGGADLIDVACDPELVQLAAAVSGLPICVSAVEPELFAAAVAAGAAMVEIGNYDAFYPLGRIFDAAEVLELTRRTRKLLPEVVLSVTVPHVLPLDQQEQLAVDLVAAGADIIQTEGGTSAKPFSAGSLGLIEKAAPTLAAAHSISRALAAADSVEAGSAAPVLCASGLSAVTVSMAIAAGAAGVGVGSAINKLNDPLAMVAVVRGLREALGKPVGAIVVG